A stretch of the Candidatus Kuenenbacteria bacterium genome encodes the following:
- a CDS encoding 50S ribosomal protein L19 has product MTEETKKEEIRAAKEKLQTLSAGEIKSGMTVRVHEKINDIDAKGKERTRVQVFEGIILSVRKQKTANGSILVRKISHNNVGVEKIYPLQSPLIDKIELVKEIKTRRAKLYFLPNYKKRVKTKKANNK; this is encoded by the coding sequence ATGACGGAAGAAACAAAAAAAGAAGAAATAAGGGCAGCCAAAGAAAAATTGCAGACCTTGTCGGCTGGAGAAATAAAGTCTGGTATGACTGTCAGGGTTCATGAGAAAATAAATGATATTGACGCCAAGGGCAAAGAAAGAACCCGGGTCCAGGTTTTTGAAGGTATTATTTTGTCGGTCAGAAAACAAAAAACTGCCAATGGCTCTATTTTGGTCAGAAAAATATCCCACAATAATGTCGGTGTAGAAAAAATTTACCCCCTGCAGTCTCCCTTGATAGACAAGATTGAATTGGTGAAAGAGATAAAAACACGCCGGGCCAAACTTTATTTCCTGCCAAATTATAAGAAGCGGGTGAAGACCAAAAAGGCTAATAATAAATAA